A region from the Algoriphagus machipongonensis genome encodes:
- a CDS encoding PASTA domain-containing protein — MKKVLINLFIVIGISVLLGFLFLKVYLPMYTNHGETVSVPNLNGYTFEEGKGILENASLEYEVSVDSGFSTDQKPYAVLKQFPEANSQVKTGRKVYLTLNARNAPMLKMPNLVNTPLKNVQEILSNMGLERGDIVYVPDIGINVVLEQKYRGVNVPEGFEIPKGARIDLVVGDGLGNQILEVPSLSNMDEIDAEFLILGSGLRVGNKNFVENDTVAAGKIFKQSPPAGTQVKTGELIELWISKENF; from the coding sequence ATGAAGAAAGTCTTAATCAATTTATTTATTGTCATCGGTATATCGGTCCTACTGGGCTTTCTATTCCTGAAAGTTTACCTTCCGATGTATACCAATCATGGAGAGACGGTATCTGTACCTAATTTAAATGGCTATACTTTTGAAGAAGGAAAAGGAATATTAGAAAATGCCAGCTTGGAATATGAAGTTTCAGTAGATTCAGGCTTCAGCACAGATCAAAAGCCCTATGCCGTATTAAAACAATTCCCTGAAGCAAATTCTCAGGTAAAAACTGGTAGAAAGGTGTATTTAACCTTAAATGCTAGAAATGCACCAATGCTGAAAATGCCTAATTTGGTAAATACACCTTTGAAGAATGTTCAGGAGATCTTGTCAAATATGGGGCTTGAAAGAGGTGATATTGTTTATGTTCCGGATATTGGGATCAATGTCGTTTTGGAGCAAAAATATAGAGGTGTCAATGTTCCTGAAGGTTTCGAAATTCCTAAAGGTGCAAGGATTGACTTAGTGGTTGGCGATGGATTAGGAAATCAAATTTTAGAAGTACCAAGTTTATCCAATATGGACGAAATTGATGCAGAATTTTTAATTTTAGGATCAGGTCTAAGAGTTGGAAATAAAAACTTTGTCGAAAATGACACGGTTGCTGCAGGCAAAATATTCAAACAAAGCCCTCCAGCAGG